In a genomic window of Papilio machaon chromosome 4, ilPapMach1.1, whole genome shotgun sequence:
- the LOC106720704 gene encoding YEATS domain-containing protein 4: protein MSGQTDYGPDSGGRVKGLVIVKPIVYGNIARYFGKKREEDGHTHQWTVYVKPYANEDMSVYIKKIHFKLHESYANPNRIVTKPPYELTETGWGEFEIVIKIYFHDPNERPVTLYHILKLFQSPVNESAPPTVGRALVSESYEEIVFQEPTLLMQHMLYSVKPITNGPWVHDTNFEEKKEKTLERIIAAQAKVRNEISDLKEKLHLAKETISKFKEEIAKVQNNPPSNILSAV from the exons ATGTCTGGTCAAACAGATTACGGTCCTGACTCAGGGGGAAGAGTAAAG GGTTTAGTCATAGTAAAGCCCATCGTATATGGTAATATAGCCAGGTACTTCGGTAAAAAGAGGGAAGAAGATGGTCACACACATCAATGGACTGTGTACGTTAAACCATACGCTAACGAAGATATGTCagtatatataaagaaaatacatttcaaactACATGAAAGTTATGCTAATCCAAATAGAATAGTAACGAAACCGCCTTACGAACTTACCGAAACTGGTTGGGGTGAATTCGagattgttattaaaatatattttcatgatCCCAATGAAAGACCT GTCACTCTCTACCATATTCTCAAACTATTTCAATCACCTGTAAATGAAAGTGCACCACCAACGGTAGGCCGTGCATTAGTTAGTGAATCTTATGAAGAGATAGTGTTCCAGGAGCCAACGTTGCTCATGCAGCATATGCTTTACAGTGTCAAACCCATCACTAATGGACCCTGGGTTCACGACACTAATT TTGAAGAAAAAAAGGAGAAAACATTAGAAAGGATAATCGCCGCACAAGCAAAAGTACGAAATGAGATTTCAGATTTGAAGGAAAAGCTACATTTAGCGAAGGAAACTATTAGCAAATTTAAAGAGGAAATTGCAAAGGTCCAGAATAATCCACCATCCAATATTTTATCTGCTgtataa
- the LOC106720677 gene encoding uncharacterized protein LOC106720677 codes for MSGPTLLVIITMIFAVLIVTLVGIIYNNTAYAASCEDGRLCPAPWLCCEQGCCTPATAPQRHDPDQQDDEAFKEIFTFPWYTQWQVLFLLGCLVGILMCCSWCLFFRRPHGVYMLSLWCCVRRRTSEHDSAGSVYPPPRYSRCGSFHQAPPPYSEVTSKPDLYPLVITCAEGDAKNGTGGNYLMVHYFRNYVIRAPGSLSATSTAESLNSSFICNAANEANSIIPPPYSCASSYDECVGGVGNACGAERRPERRDQAAAFRENLITSPVQPMDAAFDLELELIDCEMYCDGGCKPRLGTSPPAHRSHSNVNDAVYDQEAYGLRHLFSCPSQENAGACESPPQPTSPTQTSRESTLRRPSEERMDRRTRRLDNVRKTLKARKSSLYMPLSMAHPGRQSRVSPGSRVFSRSAPATPCGALVPNILIFTQRVSASRHSSRSSRLEEENDPLLADVENPRTDHKF; via the exons ATGTCTGGGCCAACGCTTCTAGTGATAATAACAATGATTTTCGCTGTTCTTATTGTGACATTAGTTGgaatcatttataataatacggct TATGCTGCATCTTGCGAGGACGGGCGGCTATGCCCGGCGCCGTGGCTGTGCTGCGAGCAGGGCTGCTGCACGCCCGCCACTGCGCCGCAGCGCCACGACCCCGACCAGCAGGACGACGAGGCATTCAAGGAGATATTCACCTTCCCATGGTATACTCAATG GCAAGTTCTTTTCCTGCTGGGATGCTTGGTGGGCATTCTGATGTGCTGCAGCTGGTGCCTGTTCTTCCGGCGGCCGCACGGCGTGTACATGCTGTCGTTGTGGTGCTGCGTGCGCCGGCGCACATCCGAACACGACTCTGCCGGCTCCGTCTACCCGCCGCCAAGATACAGCCGCTGTGGCTCTTTCCATCAGGCACCACCGCCTTATTCTGAA GTAACATCGAAGCCGGATCTGTATCCTCTAGTAATCACGTGCGCAGAGGGCGACGCCAAGAACGGCACCGGTGGGAACTACCTCATGGTGCATTACTTCAGAAATTACGTTATTCGTGCCCCTG GTTCCTTGTCAGCTACAAGTACTGCAGAGTCTCTCAACTCAAGTTTCATTTGTAATGCCGCAAACGAG GCTAACTCTATAATCCCGCCGCCGTACTCATGCGCAAGCAGCTACGATGAGTGTGTAGGGGGCGTGGGCAACGCGTGCGGGGCGGAGCGCCGGCCTGAACGCCGCGACCAGGCCGCAGCCTTCAGAGAGAACCTCATTACATCGCCCGTACAGCCAATG gaTGCGGCTTTCGATCTTGAGCTTGAATTAATCGACTGTGAGATGTACTGCGACGGCGGTTGCAAGCCGCGACTGGGAACGTCGCCTCCGGCACATCGGTCTCACTCCAACGTCAACGACGCCGTTTACGATCAAGAGGCATATGGACTACGACATCTCTTCTCTTGTCCTTCTCAAGAGAATGCAGGCGCCTGCGAATCTCCCCCACAGCCAACTAGCCCGACTCAAACGTCAAGGGAATCGACGCTAAGAAGACCGAGCGAAGAGAGGATGGACAGACGTACAAGGAGACTAGATAATGTcagaaaaacattaaaagcgAGAAAATCTAGTTTATACATGCCGCTGTCGATGGCACACCCTGGAAGACAATCTAGAGTGTCTCCAGGATCAAGGGTGTTTTCGCGATCCGCCCCAGCAACTCCGTGCGGTGCACTTGTACCTAACATACTCATATTTACGCAAAGAGTGTCGGCTTCGAGACACAGCTCGCGATCGTCGCGACTCGAGGAAGAAAATGATCCATTACTGGCGGACGTTGAAAACCCGCGAACTGATCATaagttttaa